The following coding sequences are from one Candidatus Paceibacterota bacterium window:
- a CDS encoding TniQ family protein, translating to MATAYAWHPGTGIDRPRWVRSVPLLPDEIISSWLVRAALAQGCDPMVLTGDVWPKWRIWTRDVDRFLDDAPLNKLVVPAGIPLSSFRAATLKRIAERVSNGPLPDKAVWPWILALGARNTKRRSGLQYCPACLRDDRIPYYRLQWRLAWHVVCVHHHCALLDRCPHCGVPLEPHRLHAKDGHVAVCATCKGDLRDVGAITPCSDDVMAFQDAGDEAIRHGSGQFMAHPTETDAWFAGASFLSALLRRANRSDAEALHAFLERMGVAVPELPLNPGTGVELLGTAERHLLLGALWKLMRTDLADVSKHLQESGITRQGFVSKGERMPDLFAEVFAQLPDNARGYRKQAIREPGQPRPRHEVMRMWQRLQRKLEMSLR from the coding sequence ATGGCTACGGCCTACGCGTGGCATCCGGGAACTGGTATAGATCGCCCGCGTTGGGTGCGTTCTGTACCTCTGCTGCCCGATGAAATTATCTCGTCGTGGCTGGTGCGTGCAGCGCTTGCCCAAGGCTGCGACCCGATGGTGCTTACCGGAGACGTATGGCCAAAGTGGCGCATATGGACGAGAGACGTGGACCGTTTTCTTGATGACGCACCGTTAAATAAGCTGGTCGTCCCTGCGGGAATTCCGCTGTCTTCCTTTCGCGCTGCTACGCTGAAAAGGATCGCTGAGCGTGTCAGTAATGGACCCCTGCCCGACAAGGCCGTGTGGCCGTGGATATTGGCGCTGGGTGCGCGGAATACCAAGAGGCGAAGCGGTCTGCAGTATTGTCCAGCTTGTCTGCGCGATGACCGTATCCCCTATTATCGCCTGCAATGGCGTCTCGCGTGGCATGTGGTTTGTGTGCATCATCATTGTGCTCTGCTGGACCGCTGCCCACATTGTGGGGTGCCCTTAGAGCCACACCGACTGCATGCGAAGGATGGTCATGTGGCGGTCTGCGCGACCTGCAAAGGAGATTTGCGGGATGTGGGCGCTATTACGCCATGTTCGGACGATGTCATGGCGTTCCAGGATGCAGGCGACGAGGCGATTCGTCATGGCAGTGGTCAGTTCATGGCACACCCGACGGAGACCGATGCATGGTTTGCCGGTGCGTCTTTTTTGTCCGCATTATTACGAAGAGCTAATCGTAGCGATGCGGAGGCTTTGCACGCATTTCTGGAGCGGATGGGGGTTGCAGTCCCTGAGTTACCGCTGAATCCCGGCACAGGGGTTGAACTGCTTGGCACAGCGGAACGTCACCTGTTGCTGGGCGCGCTGTGGAAACTGATGCGAACCGACTTGGCCGACGTGTCTAAGCATCTCCAGGAATCCGGTATTACCCGCCAAGGTTTTGTGAGCAAGGGAGAACGGATGCCAGACTTGTTCGCTGAGGTTTTCGCGCAACTGCCTGATAACGCCAGAGGGTACAGAAAGCAGGCAATACGCGAACCTGGCCAACCCCGGCCGCGTCACGAAGTAATGCGCATGTGGCAGCGATTACAGCGCAAGCTGGAGATGTCGCTGCGATGA